From Roseburia hominis, the proteins below share one genomic window:
- the ftsX gene encoding permease-like cell division protein FtsX, whose product MRISTLGYSMKQGVKNIGRNKMFSLASVATMAACIFVFGLFFSIIMNFQYIVHKAEEGVAITIFFNEDATQAEIDNIEKRLKERDDVTKINYVSADKAWETFKDEYFGEASELAEGFKNDNPLAGSDNFEVFMSDVSAQKDVVSFAESLPGVRKVKKSDVVANTLTSVNKLVMYVSIVIIAILLAVSVFLISNTVTMGITVRREEIAIMKYIGAKDSFVRAPFIIEGLLIGLIGAVLPLVALYFMYTKAIAYILQKFSLLNNILDFLPVTEVYRTLLPVGILLGIGIGFLGSFFTIRKHLRV is encoded by the coding sequence ATGAGAATTAGTACATTAGGATATTCTATGAAACAAGGGGTTAAGAATATCGGAAGAAACAAGATGTTCTCGCTTGCATCAGTTGCCACGATGGCGGCGTGTATCTTCGTGTTTGGCCTGTTTTTTTCGATTATCATGAACTTTCAGTATATCGTACATAAAGCAGAGGAAGGGGTAGCGATCACGATCTTCTTCAACGAAGACGCCACCCAGGCCGAGATCGATAATATTGAGAAGAGACTGAAGGAGCGTGACGATGTAACAAAGATCAATTATGTTTCGGCGGATAAGGCGTGGGAGACCTTCAAGGATGAATACTTTGGAGAGGCTAGTGAACTGGCAGAAGGATTTAAGAATGATAACCCACTTGCCGGTTCCGATAACTTTGAAGTTTTTATGAGCGACGTTTCCGCGCAGAAGGACGTGGTTTCATTTGCAGAGTCGCTTCCGGGCGTGCGAAAGGTGAAGAAATCTGATGTAGTTGCAAATACACTGACCAGTGTAAATAAACTGGTGATGTATGTTTCGATTGTTATTATTGCAATCCTGCTGGCAGTTTCGGTGTTCCTGATCAGCAATACCGTTACCATGGGCATTACGGTCAGAAGAGAAGAGATTGCGATCATGAAATATATCGGAGCCAAGGACAGTTTTGTGCGTGCTCCATTTATCATAGAAGGTCTTTTGATTGGATTAATAGGAGCGGTGCTTCCGCTTGTGGCCTTATATTTTATGTACACCAAAGCAATCGCTTATATTTTACAGAAATTTAGTCTTTTGAATAATATCCTGGACTTCCTCCCGGTGACAGAAGTGTACAGAACACTCCTTCCGGTAGGGATTCTTCTGGGAATCGGAATCGGTTTCCTTGGAAGCTTCTTTACGATCAGAAAACATCTGAGAGTGTAG
- a CDS encoding PadR family transcriptional regulator: MVFNTGAALLDAIVLAVVSREKEGTYGYKITQDVRKALDVSESTLYPVLRRLQKDECLEVYDMQFDGRNRRYYKVTEKGMAQLNLYQIEWKNYSRKITAMFEGGVTV; this comes from the coding sequence ATGGTATTTAACACCGGAGCAGCGCTTCTTGATGCAATCGTACTTGCGGTCGTATCCCGGGAGAAGGAAGGAACGTATGGATATAAGATCACCCAGGACGTAAGGAAAGCCCTGGATGTGTCGGAATCCACCTTATATCCGGTATTGCGGCGCTTGCAAAAAGATGAATGCCTTGAAGTCTACGATATGCAGTTCGACGGACGGAACCGCCGTTACTACAAAGTGACGGAAAAAGGCATGGCACAGCTCAATCTGTATCAGATAGAGTGGAAGAACTATTCGAGAAAGATTACGGCAATGTTTGAGGGAGGTGTAACTGTATGA
- the ftsE gene encoding cell division ATP-binding protein FtsE codes for MIELREVTKEYSKGIAALNGVSLKIEQGEFVFVVGDSGSGKSTLIRLLMKEIDPTSGTIIVNGQNLNRMRHRQIPKYRRGIGVVFQDFRLLKDRNIYENIAFAQRVTEKSTRVIKQKVPAALSLVGLAQKYKAFPKELSGGEQQRVAIARAVVNEPAILLADEPTGNLDPTNSWEIMKLLEEANERGTTVLVVTHNQEIVNEMKKRVITMKKGVIVSDEQEGGYRNEN; via the coding sequence ATGATAGAACTTAGAGAAGTGACGAAAGAATACTCAAAAGGGATAGCTGCGCTTAACGGTGTGAGCCTTAAGATCGAGCAGGGTGAATTCGTTTTCGTCGTAGGGGACAGTGGTTCGGGTAAATCTACTCTGATCCGGCTTCTGATGAAGGAGATTGATCCTACGTCCGGAACGATTATCGTGAACGGGCAGAATCTGAACCGTATGAGGCATCGCCAGATTCCCAAATATCGTAGGGGAATCGGCGTAGTGTTTCAGGATTTCCGTCTTTTGAAGGACCGGAATATTTATGAGAACATTGCATTTGCCCAGAGGGTCACGGAGAAATCCACCCGTGTCATCAAACAGAAAGTGCCGGCAGCGCTTTCTCTTGTGGGACTGGCACAGAAATATAAAGCATTTCCAAAGGAACTGTCCGGAGGGGAACAGCAGAGGGTAGCGATTGCCCGTGCGGTCGTGAATGAACCGGCGATTCTGCTGGCGGATGAGCCTACGGGAAACCTTGACCCGACGAATTCGTGGGAGATTATGAAACTTCTGGAAGAGGCGAACGAAAGAGGAACTACGGTACTGGTAGTTACTCACAACCAGGAAATTGTAAACGAGATGAAGAAACGCGTTATTACAATGAAGAAGGGTGTCATTGTCAGCGACGAACAAGAAGGTGGGTATAGAAATGAGAATTAG
- a CDS encoding PspC domain-containing protein: MEQKRLYRSRESRMLCGVCGGIAEYFNLDPTLVRLAAVLLIFVSFGNALLAYFIAAIIIPDAV, translated from the coding sequence ATGGAACAAAAACGATTATACAGATCAAGAGAAAGCCGCATGCTCTGCGGCGTCTGCGGAGGAATTGCCGAATACTTTAACCTAGACCCCACCCTGGTGCGCCTTGCAGCAGTCCTCCTCATCTTCGTCAGCTTCGGGAACGCCCTCCTGGCCTACTTCATAGCCGCCATAATCATTCCTGACGCCGTGTAG
- a CDS encoding DUF1700 domain-containing protein: MSRIEFMNELRALLLELSAEEREEAMQYYNDYFDDAGIENEAAIIAELGSPRKVADTIKAGLAGADDESSEYRETGYRDVRFEYTETPATHEEVKEAQKAEREEKQNQYQNQYQYHTDEQMYDQGSYRSTGKSDSEKGGPWTSNTLKIILIVLIVLIGAPIVIPVVFGILAAVFGILVAVAAIAAGLLFAGIGIVIAGIACIGAGISQIFYSLPVAFALMGAGLLAVVLGVLLTVLTWWLALKIIPPVFRWFVELCRKPFQKRRNQM; the protein is encoded by the coding sequence ATGAGCCGCATAGAATTTATGAATGAACTACGGGCACTGCTCTTGGAGTTGTCTGCAGAAGAACGGGAAGAGGCGATGCAGTATTATAATGATTATTTTGATGATGCCGGCATAGAGAATGAAGCGGCGATCATAGCTGAACTGGGAAGCCCGAGAAAGGTAGCGGATACCATCAAAGCCGGACTTGCAGGTGCCGACGATGAGAGCAGTGAATACCGGGAGACCGGATACAGGGATGTCCGTTTTGAGTACACGGAAACGCCTGCGACGCATGAGGAAGTCAAAGAGGCCCAAAAGGCAGAGCGGGAAGAAAAACAGAATCAATATCAGAACCAGTATCAGTACCACACAGATGAGCAGATGTATGATCAGGGAAGCTACCGCAGCACCGGGAAAAGCGATTCCGAAAAAGGCGGACCCTGGACCAGCAATACGCTGAAGATTATTCTCATCGTTTTGATCGTACTGATAGGCGCGCCGATCGTGATTCCGGTCGTATTCGGGATACTGGCGGCTGTTTTCGGAATCCTCGTTGCCGTCGCTGCCATTGCTGCCGGACTTCTCTTTGCAGGAATCGGCATCGTGATCGCAGGCATTGCCTGCATTGGCGCCGGAATATCCCAGATCTTCTATTCCCTTCCGGTGGCGTTTGCCCTGATGGGAGCAGGACTTCTGGCAGTGGTTCTGGGAGTACTTCTTACCGTCCTGACCTGGTGGCTCGCACTTAAGATCATACCGCCGGTATTTCGCTGGTTTGTGGAGCTTTGCCGGAAGCCCTTTCAGAAAAGGAGGAATCAGATGTGA
- a CDS encoding dihydroorotase translates to MRLLIQNGHVVDPATKLDAVCDVLVEDGRIAKVARQIEETAEQVVDASGLYVMPGFIDLHVHLRVPGLTYKEDLSTGGAAAARGGVTTICAMPNTKPVTDTKEMIEELYRRAKEECPVHVIQIGAVTKGQKGEELADISGMAAAGCHAISEDGKSVMNASLYRKGMQEAKKAGISVFAHCEDITMVEKGVMNADEKARELGLRGITNAVEDVIVARDILLAKETGVRLHLCHCSTKDSVEMIRLAKEEGLPVTGEVCPHHFTLCTDDILSDDGNYKMNPPIRAREDMEALRAGLAADIMDVISTDHAPHAREEKEGSMKDAAFGIVGLETSAALTYTELVDTGLLTVMQMAEKMSYNPAKILGLADRGSVSEGKTADLVLFDPAKEYAIDKTKFVSKGKNTPFDGYPVKGEVAVTIVDGKIVFRRE, encoded by the coding sequence ATGAGACTGTTAATTCAAAACGGGCATGTGGTTGATCCGGCAACAAAGCTGGATGCTGTGTGCGATGTACTGGTGGAGGACGGACGTATTGCGAAGGTGGCCAGGCAGATTGAAGAGACGGCAGAGCAGGTCGTAGATGCTTCGGGTCTGTATGTGATGCCCGGCTTTATTGATCTTCACGTACATCTGAGAGTTCCGGGTCTGACCTATAAAGAGGATCTGTCGACAGGAGGCGCGGCGGCGGCCAGAGGCGGTGTGACGACAATCTGCGCGATGCCCAACACGAAACCGGTGACGGATACCAAAGAGATGATAGAGGAATTATACCGAAGAGCAAAGGAGGAATGCCCGGTCCATGTGATTCAGATCGGAGCAGTCACAAAGGGACAAAAAGGCGAGGAGCTGGCTGATATTTCAGGTATGGCTGCGGCGGGCTGTCACGCGATCAGCGAGGACGGCAAATCCGTGATGAATGCTTCTTTGTACCGCAAGGGAATGCAGGAGGCAAAGAAGGCGGGAATCTCTGTGTTTGCGCACTGTGAGGATATCACGATGGTGGAAAAGGGCGTGATGAATGCAGATGAAAAGGCGAGGGAGCTGGGACTTCGGGGCATCACCAACGCGGTTGAGGACGTGATCGTGGCAAGGGATATCCTGCTGGCAAAGGAGACGGGCGTAAGGCTTCATCTTTGCCATTGCTCCACGAAGGACAGTGTGGAGATGATCCGTCTTGCCAAGGAAGAAGGACTTCCTGTGACCGGAGAAGTCTGCCCGCACCATTTTACACTATGTACCGATGATATTCTGTCAGATGACGGGAATTATAAGATGAATCCGCCGATTCGTGCGAGAGAGGATATGGAAGCGCTTCGGGCAGGGCTTGCAGCAGATATCATGGATGTGATCTCGACAGACCATGCGCCTCATGCCAGGGAGGAGAAGGAAGGATCCATGAAGGACGCGGCATTTGGAATCGTAGGGCTTGAGACGAGTGCGGCGCTGACGTACACGGAGCTTGTGGATACAGGGCTTCTCACAGTCATGCAGATGGCCGAGAAGATGAGCTATAATCCGGCAAAGATTCTGGGACTTGCAGATAGGGGAAGCGTATCCGAGGGGAAGACTGCGGATCTGGTCCTTTTTGATCCCGCAAAAGAATATGCGATAGATAAGACAAAATTTGTATCCAAAGGGAAAAACACACCGTTTGACGGTTATCCGGTCAAAGGCGAAGTGGCTGTGACGATCGTAGACGGGAAGATTGTATTCCGGAGGGAATAG
- a CDS encoding S41 family peptidase, translating to MEEHHSNKQFWQGALAGALVMFLVGAAVFFGMRLGSGSAGGGEKEKTEVTAANDQKLENLKRLVDAKFLYADEIEEGAMQEGLYKGYIEALNDPYSVYYDEEQTQKLMESTQGEYSGIGVVMSQNIETKTITAVQVYSNSPAKEAGVEENDILYLVNGEKVAGRDLADVVQDIRGEEGTTVEITVLRGEELKEVTLEVERRKIEVDTVAYEMKDDQIGYIRITEFDLVTYAQFTAAFEELEKEGMKGLVVDLRANPGGNVDTVCQILDLILPEGTIVSTKDRSGKETVMESDEEHQFTKPIAVLVDGNSASASEIFAGAVQDYGLGPVVGTTTYGKGIVQTVYDLKDGTSLKITTSEYFTPNGRNIHGKGIEPDVEAEYQRDENDPQADNQLEAALKAVRDQF from the coding sequence ATGGAAGAACATCATAGCAACAAACAGTTTTGGCAGGGGGCGCTTGCGGGCGCCCTCGTTATGTTTCTGGTCGGAGCAGCCGTCTTTTTTGGAATGCGCCTGGGAAGCGGTAGTGCAGGGGGCGGTGAGAAAGAAAAGACGGAAGTAACTGCAGCAAATGATCAGAAACTGGAAAATTTAAAGAGATTAGTAGATGCAAAGTTTCTCTATGCAGACGAGATTGAAGAGGGGGCTATGCAGGAAGGGCTTTATAAAGGGTATATTGAAGCTCTGAATGACCCTTATTCCGTGTATTATGATGAGGAGCAGACGCAGAAGCTGATGGAGAGTACCCAGGGTGAGTATTCGGGAATCGGTGTGGTAATGTCCCAGAATATAGAGACGAAGACGATTACTGCTGTGCAGGTGTATAGCAATAGCCCTGCAAAAGAAGCCGGAGTAGAAGAGAATGATATCCTGTATCTGGTAAATGGAGAGAAAGTGGCAGGAAGGGATTTGGCGGATGTTGTGCAGGATATCCGTGGAGAAGAAGGGACCACTGTGGAGATCACGGTACTTCGGGGAGAGGAACTGAAGGAAGTGACGCTTGAGGTGGAGCGTCGCAAGATCGAAGTGGACACTGTGGCGTATGAGATGAAGGATGACCAGATAGGGTATATCCGGATCACGGAGTTTGATTTGGTCACTTATGCACAGTTTACTGCGGCTTTTGAGGAACTGGAGAAGGAAGGCATGAAGGGCCTTGTTGTGGATCTTCGGGCCAATCCCGGTGGAAATGTGGATACGGTCTGCCAGATTCTTGATTTGATTCTTCCTGAGGGGACGATCGTTTCCACCAAAGACCGGTCCGGGAAGGAAACGGTGATGGAATCAGATGAGGAGCATCAGTTCACGAAGCCGATAGCGGTTCTGGTCGATGGAAACAGTGCCAGTGCTTCCGAGATTTTTGCCGGAGCCGTGCAGGATTATGGACTTGGCCCCGTAGTCGGTACGACCACATATGGCAAGGGTATCGTACAGACGGTGTATGACCTGAAGGACGGAACCAGTCTGAAAATTACGACATCTGAGTATTTTACGCCAAATGGGCGTAATATACACGGAAAAGGGATTGAGCCGGATGTGGAGGCAGAGTATCAGAGAGATGAGAACGACCCGCAGGCGGATAACCAACTGGAGGCCGCGCTTAAAGCAGTACGGGATCAGTTTTAA
- a CDS encoding DUF4097 family beta strand repeat-containing protein, producing the protein MKKGWKIFWIVIAVISVMGITFCGIALCMGVSFQDLNYRYSGSRLARLLERWHDDDIDDLDDILENDWDNIYDEEWFDDDWTDSGHHHHGSGKTSTLSECDFKDITELKLSLGRCKVNVRTTDQNCIHIDTSKLYYPEYNMELSVKHEGNTLSIVTLKEGEVWDVITAIKNHETNGLAGTLDIYIPQNLHLTRAELELGGCDANFTGLTADEVTIQSGATDCDLENVIFGTLNAEVGAGDLDLSGTISGDITARCGAGDMDLKLTGKETDYNYSLKCGAGEIEINGHEYGGLASAKKIDHGSSKTIDIACGAGDVTIEFTHH; encoded by the coding sequence GTGAAAAAAGGATGGAAAATATTTTGGATCGTGATCGCGGTGATCTCGGTCATGGGAATCACCTTCTGTGGAATCGCTCTTTGTATGGGAGTGAGTTTCCAAGACTTGAATTATCGATATTCCGGCAGCAGGCTGGCAAGACTGCTGGAACGGTGGCACGATGATGACATAGATGACTTGGACGATATCCTGGAAAATGATTGGGATAACATTTATGACGAAGAGTGGTTTGATGACGACTGGACAGATTCCGGACATCATCACCACGGCTCAGGAAAAACGAGCACTCTGTCCGAGTGCGATTTTAAAGACATTACCGAGTTAAAGCTGAGTCTCGGAAGATGTAAAGTAAATGTGAGAACAACGGATCAGAATTGTATCCATATTGATACCTCGAAACTCTATTATCCGGAGTACAACATGGAATTAAGCGTGAAGCACGAAGGAAACACGCTCAGCATAGTGACCCTGAAAGAAGGAGAAGTCTGGGACGTCATTACCGCCATCAAAAACCACGAAACCAACGGGCTCGCAGGTACCCTGGATATCTATATCCCGCAAAATCTCCATCTGACCCGGGCCGAACTGGAACTAGGCGGATGCGACGCTAATTTTACAGGACTTACCGCTGACGAAGTTACCATTCAAAGCGGAGCGACAGACTGCGATCTGGAAAATGTGATCTTCGGCACCCTAAACGCAGAAGTAGGAGCCGGCGATCTGGACCTTAGCGGCACCATCTCAGGCGATATCACCGCCAGATGCGGAGCCGGTGACATGGACCTGAAACTGACCGGAAAAGAAACCGATTACAACTATTCCCTGAAATGCGGAGCCGGTGAAATCGAAATAAACGGCCACGAATACGGCGGCCTTGCCAGTGCCAAAAAAATAGACCACGGCAGCAGCAAAACCATCGACATCGCCTGCGGAGCCGGCGATGTAACCATCGAATTCACCCACCACTAG
- a CDS encoding small, acid-soluble spore protein, alpha/beta type produces MSPKKEKKLTRQDITQMEGEEKLKYEIAEELGLLDKVLDTGWRSLSSKETGRIGGLISKKRKEFEKK; encoded by the coding sequence ATGTCACCAAAAAAAGAAAAGAAACTAACCCGTCAGGATATCACCCAGATGGAGGGAGAAGAAAAATTAAAATACGAAATCGCCGAGGAACTCGGCCTTCTCGATAAAGTCCTCGACACAGGCTGGCGTTCCCTCTCCTCTAAGGAGACCGGAAGAATCGGCGGACTTATTTCAAAAAAACGAAAAGAATTTGAAAAAAAGTAA
- a CDS encoding WecB/TagA/CpsF family glycosyltransferase, producing the protein MDKKMNVLDVQLDDYTAKDAMKAVTGFMQTEPVSTVEILTVDVLMRASETEGIKSSLEELDLVLAGDEAILEAAEVTEKKKLQDVQNQSFLKMLFHYFHKSRTRVFVLVDAKEEIDAARAFLEENYRGIEIAGIEVVPDDESADDMIINRINGAEADCVLAGLSSPKQENFICRVHGVLNARLWLGVGKGGTLSSKKTGVKERFRDFWERKILKREVEKKRKEI; encoded by the coding sequence ATGGATAAAAAAATGAATGTGTTAGATGTACAGCTGGATGACTACACTGCAAAAGATGCCATGAAAGCCGTCACTGGTTTTATGCAGACAGAACCGGTCAGTACAGTCGAGATTCTTACCGTAGATGTTCTCATGCGTGCCTCTGAGACGGAAGGAATAAAATCCAGCTTAGAAGAACTGGATCTGGTTCTTGCAGGAGATGAAGCTATTCTCGAAGCTGCGGAAGTGACGGAGAAGAAAAAACTCCAGGATGTCCAGAACCAGAGTTTTCTTAAAATGTTGTTCCACTATTTCCACAAGAGCCGGACCAGAGTGTTTGTGCTGGTAGATGCCAAAGAGGAGATTGATGCGGCCAGGGCATTTCTGGAAGAGAATTATAGAGGAATTGAGATCGCGGGAATCGAGGTGGTGCCGGACGATGAGTCGGCTGATGATATGATCATCAACCGGATCAATGGGGCGGAGGCAGACTGTGTCCTTGCAGGTCTTTCTTCACCGAAGCAGGAGAATTTTATCTGCCGTGTCCATGGCGTTCTAAACGCCAGATTATGGCTCGGAGTCGGCAAAGGCGGAACGCTTTCTTCGAAGAAGACCGGAGTTAAAGAACGCTTCCGTGATTTCTGGGAGCGCAAGATCCTCAAAAGAGAGGTAGAAAAAAAGCGAAAAGAAATATAA
- a CDS encoding helix-turn-helix domain-containing protein codes for MISNQILQNTIEGLKAITRIDLGVMDTDSKVLATTFSEPGDYESAVLSFVESPAESQVIQGCQFFKIYDEHQLEYILIASGGSEDVYMVGKIAAFQIQNLLVAYKERFDKDNFIKNLLLDNLLLVDIYNRAKKLHIDTEVKRVIFIVETSHERDISALDSMRSVLGNRSRDFITAVDEKNIIVVKELAEGDGYPEMEKTAQEILELLKSEGEENVRIAYGTIVGDIKEVSKSYKEAKLALDVGKIFFDEKEVIAYNTLGIGRLIYQLPIPLCKMFIREIFEGKSPDEFDEETLTTINKFFENSLNVSETSRQLYIHRNTLVYRLDKLQKSTGLDLRVFEDAITFKIALMVVKYMKYMETLEY; via the coding sequence ATGATATCAAATCAGATACTGCAAAACACGATTGAAGGGTTAAAAGCAATTACCAGGATTGACCTGGGAGTAATGGATACTGACAGCAAAGTGCTGGCTACTACCTTTTCTGAGCCCGGAGATTATGAGAGTGCGGTCCTTTCTTTCGTAGAGTCGCCGGCAGAGAGCCAGGTCATACAGGGGTGTCAGTTCTTTAAGATTTATGATGAACATCAGTTGGAATATATTCTGATTGCCAGTGGCGGAAGCGAAGATGTGTACATGGTAGGAAAGATTGCAGCCTTCCAGATTCAGAACCTTTTGGTTGCCTATAAAGAGCGGTTTGACAAGGATAATTTCATCAAGAACCTGCTTCTTGACAACCTTCTGCTGGTAGATATTTATAACCGTGCTAAAAAATTACATATTGACACTGAGGTGAAACGTGTTATCTTTATAGTTGAGACTTCACACGAGAGGGACATTAGTGCGCTTGATAGTATGCGTTCCGTTCTCGGAAACAGAAGCCGCGATTTTATCACTGCGGTTGACGAGAAGAATATTATCGTAGTCAAGGAATTGGCGGAAGGAGACGGCTATCCGGAGATGGAGAAGACGGCTCAGGAGATTCTCGAACTTCTGAAATCCGAGGGGGAGGAGAACGTGCGTATTGCGTACGGTACCATTGTGGGCGATATCAAAGAGGTTTCCAAGTCCTACAAGGAGGCGAAGCTTGCCCTTGACGTAGGCAAGATATTCTTTGATGAGAAAGAAGTCATCGCATACAATACTCTTGGGATTGGCCGTCTGATCTACCAGCTTCCGATTCCTTTGTGCAAGATGTTTATTCGTGAGATTTTTGAGGGGAAATCACCGGACGAGTTTGACGAGGAGACACTTACCACGATCAACAAGTTCTTTGAGAACAGTCTGAATGTCTCCGAGACTTCCAGACAGCTCTATATTCATAGAAATACGCTTGTTTACCGTCTGGATAAATTACAGAAAAGCACGGGACTGGATCTGCGGGTATTTGAAGATGCCATTACCTTCAAGATTGCGCTTATGGTAGTAAAATATATGAAATACATGGAGACGCTGGAGTATTGA
- the pyrF gene encoding orotidine-5'-phosphate decarboxylase produces the protein MINKLIANIKKTGAPIVVGLDPMLSYVPEHVQKKAFAEFGETLEGAGEAIWQFNKEIVDKTYDLIPAVKPQIAMYEQFGIPGLMAFKKTVDYCKAKGLVVIGDVKRGDIGSTSAAYAVGHLGRVQVGEKSYVPFDEDFATVNPYLGSDGVKPFVEVCKEEKKGLFILVKTSNPSSGEFQDRLIDGRPLYELVGEKVAQWGEDCMGEKYSYIGAVVGATYPEMGKALRKIMPKAYILVPGYGAQGGKGKDLVHFFNEDGLGAIVNSSRGIIAAYKQEAYAKYGAENFGEASRAAVEAMALDIRESLEQR, from the coding sequence ATGATTAATAAACTGATAGCAAACATTAAAAAAACGGGTGCACCAATCGTAGTAGGGCTCGACCCTATGCTTTCTTATGTGCCGGAGCATGTGCAGAAAAAGGCTTTTGCCGAGTTCGGCGAGACGCTGGAGGGCGCAGGTGAGGCGATTTGGCAGTTCAATAAGGAGATCGTAGATAAGACCTACGATCTGATTCCGGCGGTGAAACCGCAGATTGCAATGTATGAGCAGTTTGGAATCCCGGGACTGATGGCATTTAAGAAGACGGTAGACTATTGCAAAGCGAAAGGCCTGGTAGTGATCGGAGATGTAAAGCGCGGGGATATCGGTTCAACTTCGGCAGCGTATGCCGTAGGACATCTGGGAAGAGTCCAGGTAGGCGAAAAGAGTTACGTTCCGTTCGACGAGGATTTTGCGACGGTGAATCCGTACCTGGGTTCTGATGGTGTAAAACCGTTCGTGGAAGTCTGCAAGGAAGAAAAGAAGGGGCTATTTATTCTTGTAAAGACCTCCAATCCGTCCAGCGGTGAATTCCAGGACAGATTAATAGACGGACGTCCGCTTTATGAATTAGTGGGCGAGAAGGTAGCGCAGTGGGGCGAAGACTGCATGGGTGAGAAGTACAGTTATATTGGCGCTGTTGTGGGAGCGACTTATCCGGAGATGGGAAAAGCACTCAGAAAGATCATGCCGAAAGCTTATATTCTGGTACCGGGCTACGGCGCGCAGGGCGGCAAAGGAAAGGATCTGGTACATTTCTTCAATGAAGACGGCCTGGGCGCGATCGTCAATTCTTCCCGCGGTATCATTGCGGCTTATAAGCAGGAGGCTTACGCAAAATACGGTGCTGAGAATTTTGGCGAAGCGTCAAGAGCAGCAGTGGAAGCGATGGCTTTGGACATTCGTGAGAGCCTGGAGCAAAGATAA
- a CDS encoding peptidoglycan DD-metalloendopeptidase family protein — translation MKKGKKLLSILMIGVLCMGMTLNAKADDISDAKKEQERLEAEKKAAEAEKADLSNKLDSIIEDLQETEDNLHKKEQEINEAETQLVVAKAQEDDQYNAMKLRIKYMYENGNTEFFEILLDSKSISDLLNKAEYINKISQKDRELLTEFQNIRKEIEEREAALKKEYAELEVLQNELSEKQANVESLLKEKNLEIDNLSSEISKNADKLKELIAAAKAAEERRKQAESQSAYQPNGGNNQTVITGNGTLSHPIPGAYITSGFGYRVAPTAGATSRHDGIDYGAGTGTPIYAADSGTVITAQYNSARGYYIVINHGNGMQTWYQHCSAMYVSAGQTVSRGQNIAAVGSTGIVTGPHLHFEVHVGGVPVNPLNYL, via the coding sequence ATGAAAAAAGGAAAAAAACTGCTGAGTATATTGATGATTGGAGTCCTTTGTATGGGAATGACCCTGAATGCAAAAGCGGACGACATCTCAGATGCTAAAAAGGAGCAGGAAAGATTGGAAGCGGAGAAAAAAGCGGCTGAGGCTGAGAAGGCGGATCTGTCCAATAAGTTAGATTCGATTATTGAGGATTTGCAGGAGACAGAGGACAACCTACATAAAAAGGAGCAGGAGATTAATGAGGCGGAGACCCAGCTTGTTGTGGCGAAAGCGCAGGAAGATGATCAATATAATGCCATGAAGCTCCGCATAAAATATATGTATGAGAACGGGAATACGGAGTTTTTTGAGATTCTTCTGGATTCTAAAAGTATCTCAGATCTCCTGAATAAAGCAGAATATATCAATAAGATTTCCCAGAAGGATCGGGAACTGCTGACGGAGTTCCAGAATATCCGTAAGGAGATCGAGGAGCGTGAGGCAGCTCTTAAGAAAGAATATGCAGAGCTGGAAGTGCTGCAGAATGAGTTGTCTGAGAAGCAGGCGAATGTGGAATCGCTTTTGAAAGAGAAGAACCTGGAGATTGACAATCTTTCCTCCGAGATCAGCAAAAATGCAGATAAGCTGAAGGAACTGATCGCGGCAGCCAAAGCGGCGGAGGAGAGAAGAAAGCAGGCTGAGAGCCAAAGTGCTTATCAGCCGAACGGCGGTAATAATCAGACGGTGATAACGGGAAATGGAACGTTATCGCATCCAATTCCGGGAGCTTACATTACCAGTGGATTCGGATACCGTGTGGCGCCGACTGCAGGAGCTACCAGCAGGCACGATGGCATCGATTATGGTGCAGGGACGGGGACGCCAATCTACGCGGCAGATTCCGGTACAGTGATTACGGCGCAGTATAATAGTGCCAGAGGGTATTATATTGTGATCAATCACGGAAACGGTATGCAGACCTGGTATCAGCACTGTAGTGCTATGTATGTAAGCGCAGGGCAGACAGTAAGCAGAGGCCAGAATATTGCGGCGGTAGGCTCAACGGGAATCGTGACCGGACCACATCTGCATTTTGAAGTGCATGTTGGCGGAGTACCGGTGAATCCGCTGAACTATCTGTAA